One Chordicoccus furentiruminis DNA window includes the following coding sequences:
- a CDS encoding ribonuclease J, with protein MNMTAFEYGDSIIVVDCGLAFPEDDMLGIDFVIPDVTYLVENYSKVKGFVITHGHEDHIGAIPYVFKKLNVPIYTTRLTMALIEKKLEEHGMMKSVKRKVVKFGQSINLGDFRIEFIKTNHSIQDAAALAIYSPAGIVVHTGDFKVDYTPVFGDAIDLQRFAEIGRKGVLALLCDSTNAERPGFTMSERTVGVVFDRIFAEHQKQRLIIATFASNVDRVQQIINSAVKYGRKVCLEGRSMVNVIGTAVELGYIDDSKHTLVELDDLKNYPPEKTVLVTTGSQGESMAALSRMAANIHKKVKIMPGDVIVFSSHPIPGNEKAVSNVINELSEIGAEVIFQDTHVSGHACQEDIKLIYALVRPKYAIPVHGERRHLQAQAHIAESLGIPKERIWLLHTGDVLEIGDESARIIGKVQTGGILVDGLGVGDVGNIVIRDRQHLAEDGIIIVVMTLEQHSNHLLAGPDLVSRGFVYVRESEGLLEEADAVASAAVNKCLDHNITDWSKIKTEVKDALSDFVWKRTQRRPMILPIIMEASL; from the coding sequence ATGAATATGACGGCGTTTGAGTACGGCGACAGCATCATTGTCGTCGACTGCGGGCTGGCTTTTCCGGAAGACGACATGCTCGGAATCGACTTTGTGATTCCGGACGTGACTTATCTTGTGGAAAATTACTCAAAGGTCAAGGGCTTCGTCATCACGCACGGGCATGAAGACCATATCGGAGCGATCCCGTATGTCTTCAAGAAGCTGAACGTACCGATCTACACGACGCGGCTGACGATGGCGCTGATCGAGAAAAAGCTCGAAGAGCACGGGATGATGAAGAGCGTCAAGCGGAAGGTCGTCAAATTCGGCCAGTCGATCAATCTCGGTGATTTCCGCATCGAATTCATCAAGACCAACCACAGCATTCAGGACGCCGCGGCGCTTGCGATTTATTCCCCTGCCGGGATCGTGGTCCATACCGGGGACTTCAAGGTCGATTACACGCCGGTCTTCGGCGATGCCATCGATCTGCAGCGCTTCGCCGAGATCGGAAGAAAGGGCGTGCTGGCGCTTCTCTGCGACAGCACCAACGCGGAGCGTCCGGGCTTCACGATGTCCGAACGGACGGTCGGAGTCGTCTTCGACCGGATTTTTGCCGAGCATCAGAAACAGCGTCTGATCATCGCGACCTTCGCTTCGAATGTGGACCGCGTGCAGCAGATCATCAATTCCGCTGTCAAATACGGACGGAAGGTCTGTCTTGAGGGGCGCTCGATGGTCAATGTCATCGGCACGGCCGTCGAGCTGGGCTATATCGACGACTCAAAGCATACGCTGGTCGAGCTGGATGATCTGAAGAATTATCCGCCGGAGAAAACCGTGCTGGTGACGACCGGCAGCCAGGGCGAGTCCATGGCGGCGCTGTCGAGAATGGCGGCCAATATTCATAAGAAGGTCAAGATTATGCCCGGCGATGTGATCGTCTTCTCCTCCCATCCGATTCCGGGCAACGAGAAAGCCGTCTCGAATGTCATCAATGAGCTGTCCGAGATCGGAGCGGAAGTGATTTTCCAGGATACGCATGTTTCCGGACACGCCTGCCAGGAGGACATCAAGCTCATCTATGCGCTGGTCCGGCCGAAGTACGCGATCCCGGTGCACGGAGAGCGGAGACATCTTCAGGCTCAGGCTCATATCGCGGAATCCCTCGGGATCCCGAAGGAGCGGATCTGGCTCCTTCATACGGGAGACGTGCTGGAGATCGGTGATGAGTCGGCAAGAATCATCGGCAAAGTACAGACCGGCGGGATTCTCGTCGACGGGCTCGGTGTCGGCGATGTGGGCAACATCGTGATCCGCGACCGTCAGCATCTGGCTGAGGACGGCATCATCATCGTGGTCATGACGCTCGAACAGCACAGCAACCATCTTCTGGCCGGACCGGATCTCGTCTCAAGAGGGTTCGTGTACGTCCGTGAGTCGGAGGGCCTTCTCGAGGAGGCGGACGCCGTGGCTTCGGCGGCGGTGAACAAGTGTCTGGATCACAATATCACGGACTGGTCGAAGATCAAGACGGAGGTCAAGGACGCGCTCAGCGATTTCGTGTGGAAACGGACGCAGCGGCGGCCGATGATTCTTCCGATTATCATGGAAGCTTCTCTGTAA
- a CDS encoding DUF1292 domain-containing protein yields the protein MTETVTFTGENGEQTVFYIEEQARVNGTDYLLVSDAPEGDANALILKDISDEASAEAEYVPVEDEAELAALMKVFNEMTDDDTDILM from the coding sequence ATGACAGAGACAGTGACATTTACCGGCGAGAACGGTGAGCAGACGGTTTTTTATATTGAGGAGCAGGCGCGTGTGAACGGTACGGATTATCTTCTGGTGTCGGATGCACCGGAAGGAGACGCGAATGCCCTCATTTTAAAAGATATCTCAGATGAGGCGAGCGCGGAGGCGGAGTATGTCCCCGTGGAGGACGAAGCCGAGCTGGCGGCCCTCATGAAGGTCTTCAATGAGATGACGGATGATGACACGGATATCCTGATGTGA
- the ruvX gene encoding Holliday junction resolvase RuvX translates to MRVLGLDFGSKTVGVAVSDPTGTLARGLEIIRRKQETHLRSTMRRIGELCAEYGAQALVLGYPLNMDDSEGERARKTKAFGDMLKQKFSLPVYYCDERLTTVEAEEIMEAVGIRKDEYGKHVDRIAAAVILQDWLDNDRDSDIYRRER, encoded by the coding sequence ATGCGGGTGCTCGGACTGGACTTCGGGTCCAAAACAGTAGGCGTCGCCGTCTCGGATCCGACCGGGACGCTTGCCCGCGGACTGGAAATTATCCGCAGAAAGCAGGAAACCCATCTTCGGAGCACGATGCGGCGTATCGGAGAACTCTGCGCGGAATACGGCGCGCAGGCGCTGGTGCTCGGCTATCCCCTTAACATGGATGATTCTGAGGGCGAGCGCGCCCGGAAGACAAAGGCTTTCGGCGACATGCTGAAGCAGAAGTTCTCACTGCCCGTCTATTACTGCGACGAGCGGCTGACGACCGTGGAAGCGGAGGAAATCATGGAAGCAGTCGGAATCCGGAAGGATGAGTACGGGAAACATGTGGACCGCATCGCGGCGGCGGTGATTCTTCAGGACTGGTTGGACAATGACAGAGACAGTGACATTTACCGGCGAGAACGGTGA
- a CDS encoding IreB family regulatory phosphoprotein yields the protein MVNSNAGNTQYFSVKTEPEIRVKDVLSVVYTAMEEKGYNPVNQIVGYIMSGDPTYITNYKGARSMIMKVERDELVEELLKEYIRNKAWEDR from the coding sequence ATGGTAAATTCGAACGCAGGAAACACGCAGTATTTCAGCGTGAAGACAGAGCCGGAGATCAGGGTGAAGGATGTTCTCAGCGTCGTCTACACGGCGATGGAAGAGAAAGGCTACAACCCGGTCAACCAGATTGTCGGATACATTATGTCCGGTGACCCGACTTATATCACGAATTACAAGGGAGCCCGGAGCATGATCATGAAAGTGGAGCGCGACGAGCTGGTCGAGGAACTTTTGAAGGAGTACATCCGCAACAAGGCCTGGGAAGACCGCTGA
- the mtaB gene encoding tRNA (N(6)-L-threonylcarbamoyladenosine(37)-C(2))-methylthiotransferase MtaB, which produces MAEQLRRAGYEIVPFASGADVYVINTCTVTNIADRKSRQMLHRAKEMNPEAVVVACGCYAEDAGEAIRKDPQVDLVVGNQSKSRLAELLGAYLEGRDGNVSPAVAGASSYDPLSIDTAEGRARAFLKIQDGCNQFCTYCMIPYVRGRVRSRAEEDVVSEAERLAENGYREVVLTGIHISSYGMDLDTPGENRQTPFASEAETNERLLRLIRAVAAVPSVRRVRLGSLEPGIMTEDFVAALADIPEICPQFHLSLQSGSEAVLRRMQRRYTAADYERIVGRLRRTFSCPAITTDVITGFPGETEEEFEETVDFVRRVNFAKMHVFKYSRRTGTKAASMPDQIPEAVKHQRSLRLIDMDRTMRHAYASAFLGRDVEFLAEDEAVRDGRLCRSGHTREALEGLFDGDMREGEIRRLTVTRVLGDGTLVLTPLIGA; this is translated from the coding sequence ATGGCGGAGCAGCTTCGCCGGGCCGGCTATGAGATTGTTCCGTTCGCTTCCGGCGCGGACGTCTATGTGATCAATACCTGTACTGTAACGAATATTGCGGACCGGAAGTCAAGGCAGATGCTTCACCGGGCGAAGGAGATGAACCCGGAGGCCGTTGTCGTGGCCTGCGGGTGCTACGCAGAAGACGCGGGCGAAGCGATCCGGAAGGACCCTCAGGTGGATCTGGTCGTCGGCAACCAGTCAAAATCCCGGCTTGCCGAACTTCTCGGGGCGTATCTCGAAGGGAGAGACGGGAACGTCTCCCCCGCTGTCGCCGGCGCTTCGTCGTATGATCCGCTCAGCATCGACACCGCGGAGGGACGGGCGCGGGCCTTTCTCAAGATTCAGGACGGATGCAATCAGTTCTGTACCTACTGCATGATTCCGTATGTGCGCGGACGGGTGCGGAGCCGGGCGGAGGAGGACGTGGTGAGCGAGGCGGAACGGCTGGCGGAAAACGGCTACCGCGAGGTGGTGCTGACCGGTATCCACATCAGCTCCTACGGGATGGATCTCGACACGCCGGGCGAGAACAGGCAGACTCCGTTCGCCTCCGAGGCGGAAACGAACGAGCGTCTGCTTCGGCTGATCCGGGCTGTCGCGGCGGTCCCGTCCGTCCGGCGCGTCCGGCTCGGATCGCTTGAGCCCGGCATCATGACGGAGGATTTTGTCGCGGCGCTCGCGGATATTCCGGAGATCTGTCCTCAGTTCCACCTGTCGCTGCAGAGCGGATCGGAGGCGGTGCTTCGCCGCATGCAGAGACGTTACACGGCGGCGGATTACGAACGGATCGTGGGCAGGCTCCGCCGCACATTCTCCTGTCCCGCGATCACGACGGATGTGATTACCGGTTTCCCGGGAGAGACAGAGGAGGAGTTTGAAGAAACGGTCGATTTCGTCAGACGGGTCAACTTCGCGAAGATGCATGTCTTCAAGTATTCCAGGAGAACCGGAACGAAGGCGGCCTCGATGCCGGATCAGATCCCGGAAGCCGTGAAGCACCAGCGGAGCCTCCGCCTGATCGACATGGACCGGACGATGCGTCACGCGTACGCGTCGGCCTTTCTCGGGCGGGACGTGGAGTTTCTCGCCGAGGATGAAGCAGTGCGGGACGGGCGGCTTTGCCGCAGCGGCCATACGAGAGAAGCGCTGGAGGGCCTTTTTGACGGAGACATGCGGGAGGGTGAGATACGCCGTCTCACCGTGACCCGGGTGCTCGGGGACGGGACGCTCGTCCTGACCCCGCTGATCGGCGCTTGA
- a CDS encoding HPr family phosphocarrier protein: MKKVKVSLNSIEKVKRFVNDINRFDFDFDLVSGRYVIDAKSIMGIFSLDLSQPIELDIHADGEKLDEVLKVLDPYLV; this comes from the coding sequence ATGAAGAAGGTGAAAGTTTCGCTCAACTCGATTGAAAAGGTCAAGCGGTTCGTCAACGACATCAATCGCTTCGACTTCGATTTCGACCTCGTTTCCGGCCGCTACGTCATCGACGCCAAATCCATCATGGGCATCTTCAGCCTCGATCTCTCGCAGCCCATCGAGCTCGATATTCACGCGGACGGCGAAAAACTCGACGAGGTTCTGAAGGTACTGGATCCTTACCTGGTCTGA
- the thiI gene encoding tRNA uracil 4-sulfurtransferase ThiI, which translates to MFHTYLIKYGEIGIKGKNRHVFEDALAKRIRLALDHIPGTFEVTHERGRVYVTCGGDWDSAETVGALRHVFGIVGICPVHTYPAVDPAKLKDDIVDYVSKEHAGTKATFKVKVRRVDKEYPGTSMEIAAGLGEAILEHFPELTVDVHHPDVLFDVEIRDTVYIYSKTIPGPGGMPVGTNGRAMLCLSGGIDSPVAGWMIAKRGVVIDAVYFHAPPYTSERAKQKVVDLARQVAAYAGPVRLHVVNFTDIQLAIYDTCPHEELTIIMRRYMMRIAEHFARQNEDLGLVTGESIGQVASQTMQSLLTTNAVVSLPVYRPLIGFDKSEIVEMAQRIGTYATSILPYEDCCTIFVAKHPVTKPVPEVIERSEAKLRGRIEDLVDKAIETTEIFTVKP; encoded by the coding sequence ATGTTTCATACCTATCTGATCAAATACGGAGAAATCGGCATCAAGGGAAAGAACCGCCATGTGTTCGAGGATGCGCTTGCAAAGCGGATCCGGCTGGCGCTGGATCATATTCCGGGCACCTTCGAGGTCACGCATGAGCGGGGAAGGGTTTATGTCACATGCGGCGGAGACTGGGACAGCGCCGAGACGGTCGGAGCGCTCCGGCATGTGTTCGGCATCGTCGGCATCTGTCCGGTGCACACCTATCCGGCGGTGGATCCGGCGAAGCTGAAGGACGATATCGTGGATTACGTCTCGAAGGAGCACGCCGGAACAAAGGCGACGTTCAAGGTGAAGGTTCGCCGCGTGGACAAGGAATATCCGGGGACTTCCATGGAGATTGCCGCCGGTCTCGGAGAGGCGATTCTGGAGCACTTCCCGGAACTGACGGTTGACGTGCATCATCCGGATGTTCTCTTTGACGTGGAGATCCGGGACACGGTTTACATCTACTCGAAGACGATCCCGGGCCCGGGCGGCATGCCGGTCGGCACGAACGGACGGGCAATGCTCTGTCTGTCCGGCGGTATCGACTCGCCGGTGGCCGGGTGGATGATCGCAAAGCGCGGCGTCGTGATCGACGCGGTTTACTTTCACGCGCCGCCCTACACCTCAGAGCGCGCGAAGCAGAAGGTGGTGGATCTCGCCCGTCAGGTGGCGGCGTACGCGGGTCCGGTCCGGCTTCATGTGGTGAATTTCACGGATATCCAGCTGGCAATCTACGATACCTGTCCGCATGAGGAACTGACGATCATCATGCGCCGGTATATGATGCGGATCGCGGAGCACTTCGCGCGGCAGAATGAGGATCTCGGGCTTGTGACGGGGGAGAGCATCGGTCAGGTGGCGAGCCAGACCATGCAGTCTCTTCTTACGACCAACGCGGTGGTCAGCCTCCCGGTCTATCGGCCGCTGATCGGTTTTGACAAGAGTGAAATCGTTGAGATGGCACAGCGTATCGGCACCTATGCGACGTCGATCCTCCCGTACGAGGACTGCTGCACGATTTTCGTCGCGAAGCATCCGGTGACAAAACCGGTACCGGAGGTGATCGAGCGGTCCGAGGCGAAGCTTCGCGGAAGAATCGAGGATCTGGTGGACAAGGCGATTGAGACGACGGAGATTTTCACGGTGAAGCCGTGA
- a CDS encoding cysteine desulfurase family protein gives MSEIYFDNSSTTQPSEAVRRIVMKTMTEDYGNPSSLHRKGVEAEQYLKEARSVIARILRVSEEEIYFTSGGTESNNWALIGSAMARRRQGGRILTTAMEHPAVSEPLRVLRDFGFSVETIPVSRAGALDMEALRPMLDRDVILVSTMYVNNEIGAVVPVNEVASLVHASSPDALYHVDAIQAFGKFQIQPRRSGIDLLSVSGHKLHGPKGTGFLYIRKGARVLPLIYGGGQQGGMRSGTENVPGIAGLGVACREAYTDFDEKRSHLTALRDHLEEGLRALPDVVIHGADAPERAPHIVNASFPGVGSEVLLHTLEDHGIYVSAGSACSTHKRHASPTMTAIGAPKEETSSSIRFSFAETNTMEEVDTALRVLADVLPMLRRYQAH, from the coding sequence ATGAGCGAAATCTATTTTGATAATTCATCCACGACGCAGCCTTCCGAGGCAGTGCGCCGGATTGTGATGAAGACGATGACAGAGGATTACGGCAACCCGTCCTCGCTTCACAGGAAGGGCGTGGAGGCCGAGCAGTACCTGAAGGAAGCCCGTTCTGTGATCGCACGGATTCTCCGCGTTTCGGAGGAGGAGATTTATTTTACATCGGGCGGTACAGAGTCTAACAACTGGGCGCTGATCGGGAGCGCGATGGCCCGGCGGAGGCAGGGCGGCCGGATCCTGACAACCGCGATGGAACACCCGGCGGTATCCGAGCCTCTGCGTGTGCTCAGAGACTTCGGGTTTTCCGTCGAGACGATTCCGGTGAGCCGGGCGGGAGCACTGGATATGGAAGCGCTCCGGCCGATGCTGGACAGGGATGTGATTCTCGTTTCGACAATGTACGTGAACAATGAGATCGGTGCCGTCGTACCGGTGAATGAGGTCGCGTCTCTGGTGCATGCATCCTCACCGGACGCGCTCTACCACGTGGACGCGATCCAGGCCTTCGGGAAGTTTCAGATTCAGCCGCGCAGGAGCGGCATCGATCTGCTCTCCGTCAGCGGTCATAAGCTGCACGGACCGAAGGGAACGGGATTCCTCTATATCCGGAAAGGAGCGCGGGTGCTTCCGCTGATTTACGGAGGAGGCCAGCAGGGCGGGATGCGCTCCGGGACTGAAAACGTACCGGGCATTGCCGGACTGGGTGTGGCGTGCCGGGAAGCGTACACGGATTTTGATGAGAAGAGGAGCCATCTGACCGCTCTCCGGGATCATCTGGAGGAGGGTCTCCGTGCGCTGCCCGATGTGGTGATCCACGGGGCGGACGCGCCGGAGCGGGCACCGCATATTGTCAACGCCTCTTTCCCCGGCGTGGGGTCGGAGGTTCTGCTTCATACGCTGGAGGACCATGGAATTTATGTCTCTGCGGGTTCGGCCTGTTCCACCCACAAGAGGCATGCGAGCCCTACGATGACCGCGATCGGCGCGCCGAAGGAGGAGACTTCTTCCTCTATCCGGTTCAGCTTCGCGGAGACGAATACGATGGAGGAGGTCGATACGGCGCTTCGCGTGCTTGCGGACGTGCTGCCGATGCTCCGCCGCTATCAGGCGCACTGA